DNA from Longimicrobium sp.:
CTCGAAGTTCCCCCCTCTCCCGGCGCAGTTTGCCGGGGGAGGGGCCGGGGGAGGGGGACCGAGGGGCCGCGAAGGGCTCCCACCCGCAACATCCCCAGCACCCGCCCCACAATCCCATCCCCAACCCCCGCCGACACTTGCAAGTGGCCCGTTGTCAACGGATTGACGCGCCCCGCGCACTCCGGTAAACTTCCGGGTCCCTGACGGAGGCGCGATGATCCGGAGCATGACGGGGTTCGGGGAGGCGGAGCGGGAAACCGAGGCGGGTACGCTGCGCGTCGAAATCCGGACCGTGAACCACCGGCACCTGAGCGTAAACTTTCGTACCCCCGCTTCGCTGGCGAAGTGGGAGCCGCAGATGCGCGAGTGGCTGCGCACCCAGCTTTCGCGTGGCCACGTGAACTGCGCGGTGCGGCTGGAGCCCTCCGGCCCAGCCGGCGCCGCGGCCATCGGCCTGGCGCTGGACGAGGAGCGGGTGAGGGCGTACCTGTCGCTGTTCGGCGAGCTGCGGACGCGCTTCGGCGTGGGGGGCGAGCCGGACCTGGCGTCGCTCCTTCGCTTCAACGACGTGATCGTCCGCGACGACGACGGTGCGCGCGCCGAGGTGCCCGCGGACGACCTGCGGGCCGTGGTGGAAGACGCTGCGCGCGCCACCACCTCCATGCGCGAGGACGAGGGGCGGC
Protein-coding regions in this window:
- a CDS encoding YicC/YloC family endoribonuclease; the protein is MIRSMTGFGEAERETEAGTLRVEIRTVNHRHLSVNFRTPASLAKWEPQMREWLRTQLSRGHVNCAVRLEPSGPAGAAAIGLALDEERVRAYLSLFGELRTRFGVGGEPDLASLLRFNDVIVRDDDGARAEVPADDLRAVVEDAARATTSMREDEGRRLAADLDGRISAIETALDAIADLAPSRLAAERDRLREAVRELAGGVAVSEDRLAQEIAYLAERWDINEELVRFRSHNELFRELMAANPEEPVGKRLSFLVQEMHREANTIGSKANHAGIAHRVVAIKEEVERLREQVENVE